Part of the Aciduliprofundum boonei T469 genome is shown below.
GAGAATGTTAAGGATGATGAGGCCTGGTTCATATTTGGAGAGATACTTGAGGATATGGGCGATTTGGATGAGGCAGAGCAAGCGTATGGACAATGTGTGCATTTCAATCGCCTCAATGTGTCTTGCTGGATAAACCGTGGTAATGTACTTCTATCTCAAAAGAAATATCAGGAAGCGTTGATGTGCTATGATAAAGCCCTTGCGTTAAATGAAAACCTGCCTGCCATATGGAACAACAGGGGAGTGGCTCTCAAGTATCTTGGCAAGTATGACGAGGCTCTAAAAAGCTATAACACTGCATTGCAGTTTGATTCAAAATTTGCAGATGCTCATCTCAACAAAGCGTACCTATATTTTGATTTAAAGAAGTACGAAGAGGCAAGAAATGCCTTGGCGGGTTATCTTCGCTTAAAGGAGGATGCTCGGGGCTATTTGCTCCTTGCAAACATATTCGCAAAGAGAAATATGAAGAAAGGTGCCATAGAGGCTGTTAAGAAGGCACTTGAGCTTGAGCCGGGAAATCAGGAGGCAAGGGAACTTTTAGACAGGCTTGAGGGAAGGAGCAGAGAGCTAAGGGATTATGAGGAAATAAAGAAAATTTTAAAAGAAGAAATTGAAAAAATGAATGTAAGAGAGGAAAATGCTGTTAAAAAAATTAAAAGTGCAAGGGAGAATTTAGAGAGGGGAAATGTTGCGAGGGCACTCAGGGAAATCATTGAAGTCAGAGAGCATGCACATTCTCAAAATGTTGCTGAAATCAAAGAGGCACTCTATAGGAATACACAAAGATTATTGGAACTGGCAAATATGAATGTTGAAAATTTAGGGGAGTTGGAGCCCAAAGAGCTAAACGCTTTGGGTTTGGAAGCGATGAAGCGTGTGGTTTTATGCTCAAAAGAAGAAGAAAAGAATGTAGAAGAGTACCCGAGAGGATATGCACATCTTCTCTATGAGGAGAAGAAATGGAATGAGCTTAAGAAATTAAACAATGAAATTGCAGAAAATTCTCTTGGATTGAGGTATTTCAAAGCTAGGAGATACAAGAATGCAGAAGAGTACTTTAAAAATGCATTTTTCAAATCTCCTGATTTCTATGAGGCAGAGTTAAATCTTGCATACACATATCTGAAGAACGGGAAAGAAAGGAAGGCCAAGGCACTTTTAAAGCATCTTGGGCTGGAAATGTAAAGCGCTGTGGAAATCGCAATTTTAATATGTGAAAAGGGGTTAAGGAGTGTAAATGACATTTGAGAAATCCAAATGGACACAGTTACCTCGTGAGATTTATGCTGGGCATGGAGTTCTGGGGCAGGTTGGCCCAATGTGTAGAAGGTTTGGATTTGGCTCAAATGCGCTCTTAGTGACAGGGCAAAAAAGTTATGAGGTTGCGGGTAAGAGAGTTAAAGAAATTTTGGAAGATTCTGGATTTAATGTGGATGTGATTTTAACCTCTGCCGCCACTATGGAAAATCTGGATAGAATTAAGGATGAGGCAAAGGGTATGAGCTTTTTGGTGGGTGTTGGAGGAGGAAGCAAGATAGATTTGGCGAAGAAAGCCTCCTACGATTTGGGTATACCCTTCATAAGCGTACCCACAATAGCCACCCATGATGGAATAGCCAGTCCTAGAGCTACAATAAAGAACGGCGGGGGAAGCATCTCGATGGATGCTCAGGAGCCGATGGGAATTGTAGCCGATACTGAAATTCTTATCCAAGCACCATACAGGTACTTGGCTGCAGGGGCGGCGGATGTTATAGGAAATGTTACAGCCATAAAGGATTGGGAACTTGCGCACAAGCTGATAAATGAGCCTTTTAGCTCCACGGCCTATGGCATGGCCAAGTATTCTGCAGAGTTCATACTTGAAAATGCAGATGCCATAAAGCCAAATCTTGAGGAGAGTGCTTGGATTGTGGTAAAATCCATTATGGGTTCAGGTATGGCTATGAGCATTGCCCATTCTTCGCGCCCAGCAAGTGGGAGCGAGCATCTATTTGCACATGCCCTTGAGAAGATAGCTCCGGGAAAGGCGTTGCATGGAGAGATGGTTGGTGTGGGCACCATAATGATGATGTACTTGTATGGTGGGGATTGGAAGAAGATAAGGGATGCTTTGAGGATGATAGGCGCTCCCACAACCGCCAGGGAGCTGGGGGTGGAGGACGAAGAGATCATAATGGCATTGACTCAAGCTCATAAAATGAGAAAGAGGTACACAATATTGGGGATGAGGGGTTTGACGGAAGAAGCCGCCAGAAATTTGGCACGAATAACTGGAGTAATAGGGAGGTGATAGCATGATTACTCTAATAGGTAAAGAGCTTGCGAAGGAAGGGTTGGAGTTTCAGTATTTGGGACCTCTTTTAGAATGCAGGAACTGCAAGTTGAAGAATGTGTGCTTCAACCTCGACGAGGGAAAGTGGTACAGGATAATAGGAGTAAGGGATAAAGAGCATGATTGCAAGGTGCACGATGGAGGCAAAGTTGTAACTGTTGAGGTTGAAGAGCTGCCCGTACCTCTCGCTGTTGGCGCCAAGGGTGTAGTTGAAGGAGAGACGCTTACATTCAAGCCCATAAATTGCAAGGAATACGGTTGTGACTACTACGAGCTCTGCCATCCTCTGGGCTTGAGAGAGGGAACGAAGATAAAGATTGAGAAGATTGTGGAAGACATTAAGTGTCCAAAGAACAAGAGCCTAAAGAAGGTTCTGGTCACATGGTAGAGCTTGGTATTGTAGGCAAGCCCAATGTGGGTAAGTCCACATTCTTCGCAGCAGCTACTTTGCAAACTGTGGAAATTGGAAACTATCCTTTTACTACAATCGAAGCCAATAGGGCCATTGGCTATGTGCGCAAGCCCTGTCCTCATTTGGATTTGGGGAAGCAATGTAATCCCAAAAAATCGCTGTGTATAGAGGGCACTAGATACATACCTGTAGAGCTCATAGATGTGGCTGGATTGGTGCCAGAGGCGCATGCTGGTCGTGGCTTAGGCAATAAGTTTCTGGATGATTTGCGCCATGCGGATGCTTTGATACACATTATTGATGTCTCTGGCTCAACAGATGCTGAAGGCAATCCAGTACCCAAGGGAAGCCGAGATCCCTGCAAGGATGTGGATTTTTTAGATAAGGAAATTGCCTACTGGATTGCAGATATAATTGGCAGGGGCTGGACTCGTATTGCGAGAAGATTGGAAGCGGAGAAGGTAAAGATTGAAGTGGCCATTGCTGAAAGGTTATCGGGATTGAATATAAATGATAAGCAGGTACACGCTGCTCTATCTCATTTGAATTTGGACGAGAAGCCAAGCAGGTGGAAAGAGGAGGATATTTTAGCGCTCTCTTTTGAAATAAGGCGCATTGCCAAGCCTATGGTGATTGCTGCCAATAAAGCGGACATAACCGATGAGGAGTATTTAAATAAATTTTTGCAAAGGTGCAGAGAGAAGGGCTATGATGTCATACCCATATCGGCAGATTACGAGCTTGCACTGCGCAGGGCTGCAAAGGCAGGATTTGTGGATTACAAGCCAGGAGACGAGGATTTTAAAATTTTGAAAGAGGATGAATTGAGTGCTGCGCAGCTTAAAGCTTTGGAGAAGATTAGAGAGTTTATGCACAAATTTGGAGGTACGGGAGTGCAGAGGGTCATAGAGCATACAGTGTTTAATGTGTTGCAAATGATTGCAGTGTATCCCGTTGAGGATGAGCACAAATGGACTGATAAGGATGGAAATGTTCTTCCCGATGTGTATCTATTTCCTCTCGGCTCCACTGCTCTGGACCTCGCTTACAAGGTGCATACCGATTTGGGTGAGAATTTCATAAGGGCTGTGGATGGACGCAGCAAGAAAATTCTCGGACACGACTACGAGCTCAAGGATGGCGATGTGATAAAGATAATTGCAAGGAGATGATTTATATTTGTGCATTATAATGCACAAAAAACTTAAATATTTGTGCATCAAGTATCCGTAATGGAAGTGAGAATTTGAAAGTTAAGGACAGGGTGAGTTTGAGCGTTTTGATAAGCGCGAAGGAAAGGGCGGTGCTGGATTATGCCCTGCTCACAGTTGCCAGTTTAACCTTATTTTTCGTATCAATCTTTTATGTAGCCCTTGCCGTTGGAGTGATAACAATACAAAACACGCTGTCAAAGTGGTTTGGATGGGGCGGGGTTGTTGCAGGCTCTCTGTGCATACTCATACCTGCTCTCGGGCTGATTTTAGGCATTCTTGGCACATTTGCGGGAATAATTGGCATGCTCAGGGCTTATTCCTCTCTAAGAAAATTGAAAGCCATAGATATGAGAGAGATTGAGAAGGAAGAGATCAAGTATGCCCTGCGCAAAGAGTACCTCATAGGCAAGATGACCAAGGAAGAATACGAGGAAAAGCTGAAACTAGTGGAGGAGAGATACAAAGGGTAAATTTTAGAAGTTTATAACTCCCCCAGAAGATACACCATTGTAACCATTTATTGAGAATAAAACTTTATCTCCACTCTGGAACGGCGGAGGTGTGATATTATCTGAAGGATTATCATCCACAACATAAACTATCAGTGTATCTCCATTACTAAATTTGCCATCATCATCGTTATCTATTAACTTTGCCTCATAGTGCCATTTGCCATTTGAAGTTTTATTGCTCCAAATGAAGTTATTTAAATAATTTAAATGCAATAATTTACCACTTTTATCTATAGTTATTTTCACATTTTCCATGTATGTGCTTTGTGGAGAACTAAGTGAGATAGAGAAATATAATGTGGTTTTGTTGGATTTGGTAGATTGGAATGTTAGATAACCATGAAGCTGGTCTACATTATATGGTGTAGATAAGTATCCACCCACTACAAATAGATAAAGAGAAGTAACTAAAACTACTGTAATAGCAATCATAAGAATTTCAGCGATTACCGGGCTAACACCTTCTTCTCTTCTCATAAAGCATCAAAAAATAAATAAAAATTAGAAAATGGTGTTTGTGCTTAAGGTATGGTTATCTGCTGGCTACCAGAGTATCCAGAAATGGCAAGTGATATTGTAGCTCCATTTAGGTTGTGGCCATATATGTATATGACATCTCCTGTAGAAAGCTTGCCATTTCCATCATAGTCTATTACTTTAACATTATAGGTAACTGAATTTATTGTGATTGTGCCTGTACCATCTGCAGACAGATACTTCCCAGTAGGATAAGTGCCATTTATCCCTATAATAACCTTTGTAAAGTCAGCACTACTGGGTGAACTCATTGCCACAGATATGTTTACATATCCAGCAGTTGGATTTGATGTTTGTACATCGTAAGTCAATGAGGCAGTGAGATTAGGCTGTGTACTGCCTCCCATGTAGCCAGATACGAGTAGCCAAACTGTCGCTGCAAGCACTACTGTTATAGCGACCATCAAAATGGTAGCTATAACCGGGCTTACGCCCTCTTCCTTCTTATATATCCTCTTCATTTTAAGTCCTCCTGGGTTTGAACCCATGTTCTATTAAAGGTGCTCCGTATTTAAAGGTTTTGGGGCAAAAATCGAATTATTCGGATTTTGCAAGAAAAACCATGACATGAGAAAGCATGTTTTTTATATGGATATTTTTAAATTAACCTCCTTGCTGCGAAAATGTTTAAATTCTCCATTTGGATAACCTTAACTATGTATATTATTGTCATTGGCGGTGGAAGAATAGGTGAGTACTTGGTCAGTATGCTTGTTGAGGAGGGTCACAATATAGCGCTAATAGAGAAGGATGATGAGAGGGCCAGGCATATGGCCGAGAATTATGATATTTTGGTTATAAAGGGAGATGGCAGCGAGGCCTCTTACCTTGAGGATGCTGGAATAACCAAGGCGGATGTGCTTGTTGCCTGCACTGGCAATGATCAGGTGAATTTTGTGGCCTGCCAGCTTGCAAAGCACACTTACAATGTGGGAAAGGTCATAGCAAGAACCACGAATCCCGGAAATAAGGTTCTGTACGAGAGTTTGGGTGTGGATGTGGTTATAAGCACAACGGAAGTGGCTGCCAAGGCCATGTACGCTGGAATAAAGGGCTTTGCCTCGGTGCTAACTTTTGCGGGAGATGTGGAGCTCTTGCATGTGCGTGTTGATAAGCTCTCTCCCATAATTGATAGAAAGATAAGCGATATACACATGCCTTGGGGAAGCATAATAGCCACGATTTTGCGCAAGGGCCAGATAATCGTGCCCAGAGGAGACGAAGTCATAAGGGAGGGAGACGAGCTTGCGATAGTCACCAAGAAAGGTGTGGAAAAGAAGGTGAGGGAAATAGTGTTGGGGTAGTGAGATGAACAAGATACTCTATTTCTCACTGAAACTTCTTACATACATATCCATCTTTATGCTCATTGATGCAGTTTATGCTCTTATTGTGGATAGAAGTGTGGTCATAACCTTAGCATTTCTATTTCCTGCAAGTTGGATTCTCTTTCTCTGGGTTCCTTTTATGAAAGAGCCAGTGCCTCAAAATCTCTCGCTCAGGGAATCTTTCAAGGTTGCTGCAATCGGATGGCTTTTGATGTCCTTCTTTGGAGCCATACCTTTCATTCTTTCTGGTTATTTGAATCCTCTTGATGCTTGGTTTGAGAGCATGTCAGGTTTCACAGCCACAGGATTAACGATGTTCACAGATGTAGAGAGCCTGCCAAAGAGCATACTTCTCTGGCGCTCACTTACAGAATGGATTGGTGGTGTGGGTGTCATAGCTCTATTCTTGTCAGTCATGTACCGCACAAGCAGAGTTGTGCAAAGTTTGTACTTTGCAGAGGGCAGAAGCGATAAAACGGAGCCAACAATAGTTGGAACTGTGAGAAAGATATGGGGAATATACCTTTTTTACACCCTCCTTTTTGCACTAATATTTTATCTTTTAAAGGTGCCGTTATTTGATGCCATAAACATATCAATGACTGCCCTAGCTACTGGTGGTTTTGCTGTAACTAATAACAGTATAGCTGCATATTCCCCGTATGTGGCAATAGCTATGATTTTTGCGATGGCTATTGGTGGAATATCTTTTGTCTCGCACATAAATCTGTTTAAAGGCAGGGTTAGAGAATTTTTCTCCATAGAACTCAAGGCCATGGTGATAATAATCGTTTTATTTTCCACTATAATGCTCTTACATCTTGCTTGGCTTGGAGAGAGCTGGAATGAGGCTGCATTGCAAACATTCTTTCATGTCACATCTGCCCTTACAGGTACTGGATTCAGCATATCTGACCTTGCAAATTTGACCTCTTTTGATAAGACCTTTCTGATTTTGAGTATGATCTTTGGAGGTGCATACGGTTCAACATCATCTGCCTTGAAACTCATAAGAGTTGTTGTGTTGGTTTACGGAATAGTGTGGTATGTAAAGGTTCGGCTCTATCCTAAAAGTGCAATAATACCCTTCAAAATAGGAAAGAAGGTTTTTGAATCTACCGAGGTCAGAGATGTGTCTATTTACACCACGACTTATTTGTTTATGCTTTTGTTGGGTGCGATGATATTTATGGCTTATGGGAACAGCCTTGTTAATTCTTTGTTTGAAGTTGCAAGTGCTGAAGGTAATGTTGGTCTAACTGTGGGCATTACCTCTCCATTTATGCCTTGGGTTGAGAAACTTACACTCATTTTAGAAATGTGGTTTGGTAGGTTAGAAATATTTCCAATTCTAATCCTTCTTGCAGATATAGTAAAGAAATGATATCCCCCGACATTAACAGCACCTATCATCTTTCAAGGTGCCTGACCCTGCCGGGGGAGTATTGGACATCTTCTGGCCCAAGCATCATTGTGCGATGACACACCGCTCTCCGCCGGGGGCCCAGATGCCCAAAATAAGAGAAAACAGGTAGAATATAACCTTTTTGGAAAAATAAAAAAATCATTTGCGGTGGAAAAATATAACCGCTGCAATTGTTATAGCTAGTACAGGCAAGAGTATTGCATTGAATTCTGGAACGACCCCGTTAACTTGGTAGTCACTCACAGAATCTTCTGTGGTGATTAGAATATCGTTGTTATTTGTAGCTACACGACCCCATCCAGATTCTGCTCTCCAGGACATTCTAGCTATATTTGTATGAGTATGCTGTCCGATTACATCCCCACGCCAGAGCAATGTGCCGTCAGAGCCACTGTAAATGCGGATGAAAGTATCCACAGAAGGCTCGCCATTGGATAATGCGGTGGAATAATACATCGTGATTTCAATATCATTTATTCCATCTCCGTTTACATCGCCCATCATTACTGCCAGGGTACTCCATGAATTGAAATTGGTGTTTGAAACCGAACTATTCACTTTGAAAGATAAGATCTTGGAGCCATCTTTCATAGATATAACCGTTACATTTGCATAAACTCCAGAAGAGTCAGCAGTATAACCCTGGATAATTATATCATCCCCGTACCCATCTCCATTTAAATCTGAGAAATACACCGGATATATCGGTCCCATTGCTACATTTATCACATGTTCATAAATAGCACTCCAAATAATATTTCCGGTTGCACCATCCAATGCAGTGTAGTTGATCTGGTACCAGTACTGGCCAGGGCTCATATTTCCCCCGTATAAAAACAGGTCATCTATGCCATCCCCGTTTATATCCTGTTTTGATAGAAGCAAACTATAATAAGTGCTGGTTCCTCCACTCAAATCTTTTGTATACAGGGTTTTATTATCCTTTATGTCAAATGCTACAAGGAGAGAGTAATTTACAAGAAATGCAAAATCTCTGTACCCATCTCCATTCAAATCTATCGTATTATGCTCCACTGCCCCCGGTTTTGAGGGATTAAAAGTGTATGAGGGCATGGCATTTTGAATTGGAACTATTTTGCTCGAATTGTATCTTGCTATGAGATTCCCATCAGCATCTACAAAGTACATGTAGGTCTGATTGGATTTATAATTAAAGTTTGTGATTTGCAGGTCAACCTTGCTATCGTTGTTGTAATCTATGAAATTTATGGTTCCGAAGAAATCAAAGGGTGAGGATATGGGCATCAATCCGGGCAAGGTTATATTCCATAGGATACTTCCATCGGTTGCTTCCATCGCCTCAATATTTGTATTCCCTGTGGTCTCATTTACAAAGATAATATCTGCACCTTCAAACTCAGTGTTCTCTTGATCGAATCCCAATCCGTTTAATTGAGTTATTTCCATTCCCAGGGGCATAGTTCCACTTGTTGAAGGTGATAACTCTTTTCTCTGCCATGCTATATTCAGGTCATAATCCAGCATGGTTGCGTTGAGTTCAACAACATTATAACCGTAATAAGATCCACTGTAGTATCCCATAATCAATAAACCCTCTTTGGCAGAATAGTTGTAATTTTGAATCCATATTTCTAAATAGTGCATACTTATTGGTATAGAGCCATAGGGTGTTTTTATGCTTGTGGGTATTTCTATACCTTTGTAAGATTCATTGCTCAAATCATTGCCAAGCTTGTAGATGGAAATTCTGTTATTATCACTGTGATTTCCAAAAATCACAAATTGATATGATGCTTGCAAGTTTCCATTGTTATCTATGTATGTCACAGAATAAACAGAGGGCCCTACAGGCGCGGATTTATATTCAACATCTGTGAATTTATTCTGATAAAGAACGCTTCCATCTGCTCCACTGAGAAGGATTAAGGTGTATGTGCCAGCTGTGTAGTTGTATATTTCAACAAGCACATCTGTAACACCATCACCGTTTACATCATAATGCAGTGAGGTCTCCATGCTGCATCTCGGTGTATGCATGGTAGCATCGTATGTTGTATCCATCTTTGGTTTATATGTCCAAATCTCCTGCGGTGAGAAATTCGTGCTAGATGCTCTTACAGAGACTGCACCTACCGATAGTAAAAGCATAGCTATTACAACTCCAAATATTAAATACCTCCCCTCCATACATTCACCCATTTAAATAAAGGGGTTTTAGTATTTTAATATTTTGAATTTTGGTTCTTCTATCCAAGTGCTGTGGCACTTGGGGCATTTCTTTGGAAATTTAATCCCTGCTCTGAATTGATATCCACATTTTTTACATCTTGCAGGCATAACTACCAATTTTCCATATTTTTGAGAATTTGCTATGTGCTTTAAGTCTTCTAAGACATCCCTAACAGATATTTCCATAATTTTTGCAATCTCGGATGGACTGAGAGCATTATCCTCAATGATTTCTGCAATTCTCTCCCTTCTTGTTTTCCACTCTTCACTCAATTTTCTCCCTCCAGTACCTATCTGCTTCGCTGTAAATACAACCGCAGTATCCTTGGCGATAAATTCCCGCTTCCCTTGCCATCCTTTCCCCTTCATCAAACCATTTGCGCATATCCTCGTAGTAGAAATCTATCCCAGTGCTTTTTCCTATCTTTTCTCCAATTTCTTTTATGAGTTCATGCTTTTGATAGGGAGCAAGGAGGAGGGTGGTGGAGAAGAGATCAAAATTCATCTCTTTTGCCTTTTGGGCTGTTCTGTACAATCTATCTGCATAGCAGTACTTGCAACGAAGAACATTGCTCTTCTTGCTCAAAATACTCGTCTTGTATAGCCAATCTTCCAGGGGATAAGAGTAGTCATAAATCACCTTTGCCCCAATTTTTTTTGTGTATTCTTTGAATGCCTTTAACCTTCTGAGGTATTCTCTATAAGGTTGTATGTTCGGATTGTACCAAAAAATTGTTATATCGTACTTCTCACTCAAGTGCTTGTAAGGAGCCATGAGGCAAGGAGCACAGCAAGCGTGAAGAAGCATACGCATGAGCAGAGTAATTAATTTATGCAATTAATCCTTTGCCGTAGGGAAAACTATTAATATTTTTTGTCGCATAGAAAACTTTATATAGGAACACTTTAATATATGGATTGGTGATAGATATGAAGTCTGCCGAAATGACAGAAAATGACAAAAAGCTTGCGGAACTGTTGCAAAAAGCAGGTTTATCACGCAATGTAGCAAAGACGCTGGCTTACATGCACAACAGAGAGGAGGTCATATCTGTGGAAATAGAGAAAAATACAGGGCTCAGGCAACCAGAGGTTAGCATTGCAATGAAGTACCTTCGCGAAAAGGGATGGATTGTTAAAAGGGATATAAAGAAGGAGGGTAAAGGAAGGCCTGTGCATGGATACAAGCTTGCAAAGCCATTTCCGAAGATCTTGGAGGAGATAGAGAAGGAGTTGAGGGGCAAGATAAAAGATATAGAGAACATTATAAAGAATCTCCAGAACTTGTCATAATTTCTATTTTATCTTTTTTTCCAACTATTACTTTGTTTGCCAAGCCCACGAATAGCCCTACCTCTACAACTCCCGGTATCTCATCGATCCTTCTTTCCAGCTTTGCAGGCTCGTCAATTCTCTCAAATTTACAATCCACGATATAATTGCCGTTGTCGGTTATGTACGCTTCCCCATTTTTCACCCTAAGCAAGGGTTTGCAGCCCAGGGTTGATAGAACATTCATTGTTCTCTTGTATCCGAATTTTACAATCTCTATTGGCAAGGGAAAATCTCCCAAAACGCTTTTTACTTTGCTCTCGTCCACCACGATGATTTCATATTTTGAAGCGTGAGCAATCATCTTCTCCCTGAGAAGAGCGCCACCCCCTCCCTTTATCAAATTCAAATTTCTATCAACTTCATCAGCTCCATCTATTGTCAAATCAATGACTTGG
Proteins encoded:
- a CDS encoding tetratricopeptide repeat protein, translated to MIEAVEKMSMEEFVHLCNRLVSEMGFKIRKSVYRENIAVFDAYMPIPGKSLHYVIIFLRKPKVTKDEILELIDVESVEIKWMLITTGEFEKEDLGDDITLMDGKDFERLLEEFGLKEEFTRLERGKEAREGRYLPSAGELESMLQWAREFLNEENYEKAMEYVDKALKVKSTPEGMKIKARILQKIGKYEEAISVITKILEENVKDDEAWFIFGEILEDMGDLDEAEQAYGQCVHFNRLNVSCWINRGNVLLSQKKYQEALMCYDKALALNENLPAIWNNRGVALKYLGKYDEALKSYNTALQFDSKFADAHLNKAYLYFDLKKYEEARNALAGYLRLKEDARGYLLLANIFAKRNMKKGAIEAVKKALELEPGNQEARELLDRLEGRSRELRDYEEIKKILKEEIEKMNVREENAVKKIKSARENLERGNVARALREIIEVREHAHSQNVAEIKEALYRNTQRLLELANMNVENLGELEPKELNALGLEAMKRVVLCSKEEEKNVEEYPRGYAHLLYEEKKWNELKKLNNEIAENSLGLRYFKARRYKNAEEYFKNAFFKSPDFYEAELNLAYTYLKNGKERKAKALLKHLGLEM
- a CDS encoding NAD(P)-dependent glycerol-1-phosphate dehydrogenase gives rise to the protein MTFEKSKWTQLPREIYAGHGVLGQVGPMCRRFGFGSNALLVTGQKSYEVAGKRVKEILEDSGFNVDVILTSAATMENLDRIKDEAKGMSFLVGVGGGSKIDLAKKASYDLGIPFISVPTIATHDGIASPRATIKNGGGSISMDAQEPMGIVADTEILIQAPYRYLAAGAADVIGNVTAIKDWELAHKLINEPFSSTAYGMAKYSAEFILENADAIKPNLEESAWIVVKSIMGSGMAMSIAHSSRPASGSEHLFAHALEKIAPGKALHGEMVGVGTIMMMYLYGGDWKKIRDALRMIGAPTTARELGVEDEEIIMALTQAHKMRKRYTILGMRGLTEEAARNLARITGVIGR
- a CDS encoding UPF0179 family protein, with amino-acid sequence MITLIGKELAKEGLEFQYLGPLLECRNCKLKNVCFNLDEGKWYRIIGVRDKEHDCKVHDGGKVVTVEVEELPVPLAVGAKGVVEGETLTFKPINCKEYGCDYYELCHPLGLREGTKIKIEKIVEDIKCPKNKSLKKVLVTW
- a CDS encoding redox-regulated ATPase YchF, encoding MVELGIVGKPNVGKSTFFAAATLQTVEIGNYPFTTIEANRAIGYVRKPCPHLDLGKQCNPKKSLCIEGTRYIPVELIDVAGLVPEAHAGRGLGNKFLDDLRHADALIHIIDVSGSTDAEGNPVPKGSRDPCKDVDFLDKEIAYWIADIIGRGWTRIARRLEAEKVKIEVAIAERLSGLNINDKQVHAALSHLNLDEKPSRWKEEDILALSFEIRRIAKPMVIAANKADITDEEYLNKFLQRCREKGYDVIPISADYELALRRAAKAGFVDYKPGDEDFKILKEDELSAAQLKALEKIREFMHKFGGTGVQRVIEHTVFNVLQMIAVYPVEDEHKWTDKDGNVLPDVYLFPLGSTALDLAYKVHTDLGENFIRAVDGRSKKILGHDYELKDGDVIKIIARR
- a CDS encoding type IV pilin produces the protein MRREEGVSPVIAEILMIAITVVLVTSLYLFVVGGYLSTPYNVDQLHGYLTFQSTKSNKTTLYFSISLSSPQSTYMENVKITIDKSGKLLHLNYLNNFIWSNKTSNGKWHYEAKLIDNDDDGKFSNGDTLIVYVVDDNPSDNITPPPFQSGDKVLFSINGYNGVSSGGVINF
- a CDS encoding archaellin/type IV pilin N-terminal domain-containing protein gives rise to the protein MKRIYKKEEGVSPVIATILMVAITVVLAATVWLLVSGYMGGSTQPNLTASLTYDVQTSNPTAGYVNISVAMSSPSSADFTKVIIGINGTYPTGKYLSADGTGTITINSVTYNVKVIDYDGNGKLSTGDVIYIYGHNLNGATISLAISGYSGSQQITIP
- a CDS encoding NAD-binding protein yields the protein MYIIVIGGGRIGEYLVSMLVEEGHNIALIEKDDERARHMAENYDILVIKGDGSEASYLEDAGITKADVLVACTGNDQVNFVACQLAKHTYNVGKVIARTTNPGNKVLYESLGVDVVISTTEVAAKAMYAGIKGFASVLTFAGDVELLHVRVDKLSPIIDRKISDIHMPWGSIIATILRKGQIIVPRGDEVIREGDELAIVTKKGVEKKVREIVLG
- a CDS encoding TrkH family potassium uptake protein, whose product is MNKILYFSLKLLTYISIFMLIDAVYALIVDRSVVITLAFLFPASWILFLWVPFMKEPVPQNLSLRESFKVAAIGWLLMSFFGAIPFILSGYLNPLDAWFESMSGFTATGLTMFTDVESLPKSILLWRSLTEWIGGVGVIALFLSVMYRTSRVVQSLYFAEGRSDKTEPTIVGTVRKIWGIYLFYTLLFALIFYLLKVPLFDAINISMTALATGGFAVTNNSIAAYSPYVAIAMIFAMAIGGISFVSHINLFKGRVREFFSIELKAMVIIIVLFSTIMLLHLAWLGESWNEAALQTFFHVTSALTGTGFSISDLANLTSFDKTFLILSMIFGGAYGSTSSALKLIRVVVLVYGIVWYVKVRLYPKSAIIPFKIGKKVFESTEVRDVSIYTTTYLFMLLLGAMIFMAYGNSLVNSLFEVASAEGNVGLTVGITSPFMPWVEKLTLILEMWFGRLEIFPILILLADIVKK
- a CDS encoding PEF-CTERM sorting domain-containing protein, with translation MGECMEGRYLIFGVVIAMLLLSVGAVSVRASSTNFSPQEIWTYKPKMDTTYDATMHTPRCSMETSLHYDVNGDGVTDVLVEIYNYTAGTYTLILLSGADGSVLYQNKFTDVEYKSAPVGPSVYSVTYIDNNGNLQASYQFVIFGNHSDNNRISIYKLGNDLSNESYKGIEIPTSIKTPYGSIPISMHYLEIWIQNYNYSAKEGLLIMGYYSGSYYGYNVVELNATMLDYDLNIAWQRKELSPSTSGTMPLGMEITQLNGLGFDQENTEFEGADIIFVNETTGNTNIEAMEATDGSILWNITLPGLMPISSPFDFFGTINFIDYNNDSKVDLQITNFNYKSNQTYMYFVDADGNLIARYNSSKIVPIQNAMPSYTFNPSKPGAVEHNTIDLNGDGYRDFAFLVNYSLLVAFDIKDNKTLYTKDLSGGTSTYYSLLLSKQDINGDGIDDLFLYGGNMSPGQYWYQINYTALDGATGNIIWSAIYEHVINVAMGPIYPVYFSDLNGDGYGDDIIIQGYTADSSGVYANVTVISMKDGSKILSFKVNSSVSNTNFNSWSTLAVMMGDVNGDGINDIEITMYYSTALSNGEPSVDTFIRIYSGSDGTLLWRGDVIGQHTHTNIARMSWRAESGWGRVATNNNDILITTEDSVSDYQVNGVVPEFNAILLPVLAITIAAVIFFHRK
- a CDS encoding transcriptional regulator; the protein is MSEEWKTRRERIAEIIEDNALSPSEIAKIMEISVRDVLEDLKHIANSQKYGKLVVMPARCKKCGYQFRAGIKFPKKCPKCHSTWIEEPKFKILKY
- a CDS encoding epoxyqueuosine reductase QueH, which produces MRMLLHACCAPCLMAPYKHLSEKYDITIFWYNPNIQPYREYLRRLKAFKEYTKKIGAKVIYDYSYPLEDWLYKTSILSKKSNVLRCKYCYADRLYRTAQKAKEMNFDLFSTTLLLAPYQKHELIKEIGEKIGKSTGIDFYYEDMRKWFDEGERMAREAGIYRQGYCGCIYSEADRYWREKIE